From a single Desulfovibrio sp. X2 genomic region:
- a CDS encoding TRAP transporter substrate-binding protein produces the protein MRTLVAVLAAAVLAAGLAVATPASAARVLSYANFPPASTVPCIQMERWAKELEKRTNGAVSVQTYPGGTLLTAKNMFRGVQTGQADIGCISMSYQPGAFPFSFAMSQPLGFSSAAAASVTLWQMYVKYHPEEFKDVKVVAMFTSAPSNLMAKEPIKTLADLKGMEIRGAGNLSEILAALGAVPVSMPMPDVPEAVQKGVVKGLLTSFEVLKDMNFAEMCRYETVTNLPVYPFAVIMNKRAWASLPKDVQKVIDDLSLEQAEWTGTYWDEHVKEALDWSKQNFGIAVYRLSPEDKATMKKEIAPLVDKWKLEATKAGLPADAILKDIEAAKTANEAKYGGE, from the coding sequence ATGCGCACACTCGTCGCCGTCCTCGCCGCAGCCGTGCTGGCCGCGGGACTCGCCGTCGCGACCCCGGCGTCCGCCGCCCGGGTCCTGAGCTACGCCAACTTTCCGCCCGCGTCCACCGTGCCCTGCATCCAGATGGAACGCTGGGCCAAGGAGCTCGAGAAGCGCACGAACGGCGCGGTGAGCGTGCAGACCTACCCCGGCGGCACCCTGTTGACGGCCAAGAACATGTTCCGCGGCGTGCAGACCGGGCAGGCCGACATCGGCTGCATCTCCATGTCGTACCAGCCCGGCGCGTTCCCCTTCTCCTTCGCCATGAGCCAGCCGCTCGGCTTCTCCTCCGCCGCGGCGGCCTCGGTCACCCTGTGGCAGATGTACGTGAAGTACCATCCAGAAGAGTTCAAGGACGTCAAGGTCGTCGCCATGTTCACCTCCGCGCCCTCGAACCTCATGGCCAAGGAGCCCATCAAGACCCTGGCGGACCTGAAGGGCATGGAGATCCGCGGCGCGGGCAACCTCTCGGAGATCCTGGCCGCGCTCGGCGCCGTGCCCGTGTCCATGCCCATGCCGGACGTGCCCGAGGCCGTGCAGAAGGGCGTGGTCAAGGGGCTCCTGACCTCCTTCGAGGTGCTGAAGGACATGAACTTCGCGGAGATGTGCCGCTACGAGACCGTGACCAACCTGCCGGTCTACCCCTTCGCCGTGATCATGAACAAGCGCGCCTGGGCCTCGCTGCCCAAGGACGTGCAGAAGGTCATCGACGACCTCTCGCTCGAGCAGGCCGAGTGGACCGGCACGTACTGGGACGAGCACGTGAAGGAAGCGCTGGACTGGTCCAAGCAGAATTTCGGCATCGCGGTCTACAGGCTGTCTCCCGAGGACAAGGCGACCATGAAGAAGGAGATCGCCCCGCTGGTGGACAAGTGGAAGCTCGAGGCGACCAAGGCGGGCCTGCCCGCGGACGCGATCCTGAAGGATATCGAGGCGGCCAAGACGGCCAACGAAGCCAAGTACGGCGGGGAATAG
- a CDS encoding TRAP transporter small permease codes for MTAASIRSSRSAPLGALLRLRALACNALAAVAGVAVLAMVALACANIAGRVFDHPVEGSYELMGFFGAVAAAFSLGYSQLAKGHIAVNILDERIPPKIRRALDAVSALLSAAFFAAAGYEVIDLGNFMVSTGELSETLRMPYYPFVWAVGGGCLVMALVLLVDFLTVLCPAAGSGSGGRADCGAGAPHAEARS; via the coding sequence GTGACGGCAGCATCCATCCGCTCTTCCAGGAGCGCCCCCCTGGGCGCCCTCCTGCGCCTGCGCGCCCTGGCGTGCAACGCCCTGGCCGCCGTGGCGGGCGTCGCGGTCCTGGCCATGGTCGCCCTGGCCTGCGCCAACATCGCGGGCCGCGTCTTCGACCATCCCGTCGAGGGCTCCTACGAGCTCATGGGCTTCTTCGGCGCCGTGGCCGCGGCCTTCTCCCTGGGCTACTCCCAGCTGGCCAAGGGCCACATCGCCGTGAACATCCTCGACGAGCGCATCCCGCCCAAGATCCGCCGCGCGCTGGACGCCGTCTCGGCCCTCTTGAGCGCGGCCTTCTTCGCCGCCGCGGGCTACGAGGTCATCGACCTCGGCAACTTCATGGTTTCCACCGGCGAGCTCTCCGAGACCCTGCGCATGCCCTACTACCCCTTCGTCTGGGCCGTGGGCGGCGGCTGCCTGGTCATGGCCCTGGTGCTGCTCGTGGACTTCCTGACCGTGCTCTGCCCGGCCGCCGGGTCCGGAAGCGGCGGCAGGGCGGACTGCGGGGCAGGCGCCCCCCATGCGGAGGCGCGGTCGTGA